In Spodoptera frugiperda isolate SF20-4 chromosome 12, AGI-APGP_CSIRO_Sfru_2.0, whole genome shotgun sequence, a single window of DNA contains:
- the LOC118262691 gene encoding uncharacterized protein LOC118262691 isoform X2 produces MAYSSIILISLSFGLVQCYSQYSFESHKYCDDLSPYYGDINLDQIAGVWYGVEKIPHTRGEYKIEHTQECFYIDIKELNIEPTPPTPYPQLTNSPYVNRQYNIQERYRIRHFVLEWHEGLWQDDYHIKVNTSHKGFWATDVPNRSVGDMYRFFGGVIQVLKVANNHLVLNFCMRLPNSQLFSVVLSRNENQLTPEDLASIHNVFTLKHLSTSALKRVCENSASKMTISTLLLFIISYAIWGSRV; encoded by the exons ATGGCGTACAGTAGTATTATTTTGATTTCGTTGAGTTTTGGTTTGGTGCAATGTTACAGTCAATACAGTTTCGAAAGTCACAAGTATTGTGATGACTTGTCACCGTATTATGGAGACATCAATTTGGATCAAATAGCTGGAGTTTGGTATGGTGTAGAGAAGATTCCACACACGAGAGGAGAATACAAAATAGAACACACACAGGAATGTTTCTACATCGACATCAAGGAGCTTAATATTGAG ccAACTCCGCCGACTCCGTACCCTCAGCTGACCAACTCTCCGTACGTGAACCGCCAGTACAACATCCAGGAGCGATACCGCATCAGACACTTCGTGCTGGAGTGGCACGAGGGTCTCTGGCAGGACGACTACCACATCAAGGTCAACACTTCGCACAAGGGATTCTGGGCCACCGATGTACCTAACAGAT CTGTCGGGGACATGTACCGATTTTTCGGCGGAGTGATCCAAGTCCTCAAAGTAGCGAACAACCATTTGGTGCTGAACTTCTGCATGAGGCTGCCAAACTCTCAGCTGTTCAGCGTCGTGCTGTCCAGGAATGAAAACCAGCTTACTCCAGAAGACTTGGCCAGTATTCACAACGTGTTCACGTTGAAGCACCTTTCCACTTCTGCTCTCAAAAGAGTTTGTGAAAACTCCGCCTCAAAAATGACAATATCAACGTTACTACTCTTCATAATCTCCTATGCAATCTGGGGATCTCGAGTTTAA
- the LOC118262691 gene encoding uncharacterized protein LOC118262691 isoform X1: MMASIALIVLSFLAITSAANVNYCQNLGPTHDFDEETILGMWYVHEYVYHKENVTKTEYNPYCPIVQIRKFEDYVEGGLLNHNLPTPPTPYPQLTNSPYVNRQYNIQERYRIRHFVLEWHEGLWQDDYHIKVNTSHKGFWATDVPNRSVGDMYRFFGGVIQVLKVANNHLVLNFCMRLPNSQLFSVVLSRNENQLTPEDLASIHNVFTLKHLSTSALKRVCENSASKMTISTLLLFIISYAIWGSRV, from the exons ATGATGGCGTCCATTGCTCTAATCGTATTAAGTTTCCTGGCCATCACTTCGGCAGCCAACGTCAACTACTGCCAGAATTTAGGACCGACTCACGATTTTGATGAGGAAACGATTTTAGGCATGTGGTACGTCCATGAATACGTGTACCACAAAGAAAATGTTACTAAAACTGAATACAATCCTTACTGCCCTATCGTTCAAATTAGGAAGTTTGAAGATTACGTCGAGGGTGGATTGTTGAATCATAACtta ccAACTCCGCCGACTCCGTACCCTCAGCTGACCAACTCTCCGTACGTGAACCGCCAGTACAACATCCAGGAGCGATACCGCATCAGACACTTCGTGCTGGAGTGGCACGAGGGTCTCTGGCAGGACGACTACCACATCAAGGTCAACACTTCGCACAAGGGATTCTGGGCCACCGATGTACCTAACAGAT CTGTCGGGGACATGTACCGATTTTTCGGCGGAGTGATCCAAGTCCTCAAAGTAGCGAACAACCATTTGGTGCTGAACTTCTGCATGAGGCTGCCAAACTCTCAGCTGTTCAGCGTCGTGCTGTCCAGGAATGAAAACCAGCTTACTCCAGAAGACTTGGCCAGTATTCACAACGTGTTCACGTTGAAGCACCTTTCCACTTCTGCTCTCAAAAGAGTTTGTGAAAACTCCGCCTCAAAAATGACAATATCAACGTTACTACTCTTCATAATCTCCTATGCAATCTGGGGATCTCGAGTTTAA